A DNA window from Rhizobium jaguaris contains the following coding sequences:
- a CDS encoding ABC transporter ATP-binding protein: MTSSVSIKDLSLDFGAVTVLKNLNLEINDGEFLVLLGSSGCGKSTLLNCIAGLLDITEGKIFIKGKNVTWEEPKDRGIGMVFQSYALYPQMTVEKNLSFGLRVAKVPQAEIDKRIARAAEILQIQPLLKRKPAELSGGQRQRVAIGRALVRDVDVFLFDEPLSNLDAKLRSELRVEIKRLHQSLKNTMIYVTHDQIEALTLADRIAIMKNGIIQQLDDPTTIYNAPRNLFVAGFIGSPSMNFLHGELVNREGKIAFAANDVIFSLDGYNTGETPAAGRKVILGVRPEHIKVNEDLAPGAEVHNATVDIEEPMGADNLLWLKHAGHTMSVRINGARRFSAGTPVKLGFDMTLASLFDAQTELRI; this comes from the coding sequence ATGACCAGCAGCGTTTCCATCAAAGACCTGTCGCTCGATTTCGGCGCGGTCACCGTTCTGAAGAACCTCAACCTCGAAATCAACGACGGCGAATTCCTCGTGCTGCTCGGCTCGTCCGGCTGCGGCAAGTCGACATTGCTCAATTGCATCGCCGGCCTGCTCGACATCACTGAGGGGAAGATCTTCATCAAGGGCAAGAACGTCACCTGGGAAGAGCCGAAGGACCGCGGCATCGGCATGGTGTTTCAGTCCTATGCGCTCTATCCGCAGATGACGGTCGAAAAGAACCTGTCCTTCGGGCTGCGCGTCGCCAAGGTGCCGCAGGCGGAGATCGACAAGCGCATTGCCCGCGCCGCCGAAATCCTGCAGATCCAGCCATTGCTCAAGCGCAAGCCCGCCGAGCTTTCCGGCGGCCAGCGCCAGCGCGTGGCGATCGGCCGTGCCCTGGTGCGCGATGTCGACGTGTTCCTGTTCGACGAGCCGCTGTCGAATCTCGACGCCAAGCTGCGGTCGGAGCTGCGCGTCGAAATCAAGCGGCTGCACCAGTCGCTGAAGAACACGATGATCTACGTCACCCACGATCAGATCGAAGCGCTGACGCTCGCCGACCGCATCGCTATCATGAAGAACGGCATCATCCAGCAGCTCGATGATCCGACGACGATCTACAATGCGCCGCGCAATCTCTTCGTTGCCGGCTTCATCGGCTCGCCGTCGATGAATTTCCTTCATGGAGAACTCGTGAACCGCGAAGGCAAGATCGCGTTTGCTGCCAACGATGTGATTTTCTCGCTCGACGGCTATAATACCGGGGAGACGCCGGCAGCCGGCCGCAAGGTCATCCTCGGAGTCCGGCCCGAGCACATCAAGGTGAACGAGGATCTCGCTCCCGGTGCCGAAGTGCACAATGCGACGGTCGATATCGAAGAGCCGATGGGTGCCGACAACCTGTTATGGCTCAAGCACGCCGGTCACACCATGTCGGTGCGCATCAACGGGGCGCGGCGTTTCAGCGCGGGCACGCCCGTGAAGCTCGGTTTCGATATGACGCTCGCTTCGCTCTTTGACGCACAGACAGAACTCAGAATATGA
- a CDS encoding carbohydrate ABC transporter permease produces the protein MSDTITLKNANGSGAAVIDKTLSEPHGAKPRRVISGRNIMLYGTLFVAATYYLLPLYVMVVTSLKGMPEIRLGNIFAPPLEITFEPWVKAWATACTGLNCDGLSRGFWNSVRITVPSTIFSIAVASVNGYALANWRFKGADFFFAILIIGAFIPYQVMIYPIVIVLRDIGIYGTLTGLILVHCIFGMPILTLLFRNYFASLPVELFKAARIDGAGFWQIFLRIMLPMSLPIFVVAMILQITGIWNDFLFGVVFTRPEYYPMTVQLNNIVNSVQGVKEYNVNMAATILTGLVPLVVYFVSGRLFVRGIAAGAVKG, from the coding sequence GTGTCTGATACCATCACTCTCAAAAATGCCAACGGCAGCGGTGCCGCCGTGATCGACAAGACGCTCTCGGAACCGCACGGTGCAAAGCCGCGTCGCGTGATTTCCGGCCGTAACATCATGCTCTACGGCACGCTCTTCGTTGCCGCCACTTACTATCTTTTGCCGCTATATGTGATGGTTGTGACCTCACTGAAGGGGATGCCGGAAATCCGGCTTGGGAACATCTTCGCGCCGCCACTGGAGATCACATTCGAACCATGGGTGAAAGCCTGGGCAACGGCTTGCACCGGCCTCAATTGCGACGGTCTTTCCCGCGGGTTCTGGAATTCCGTGCGCATTACCGTTCCGTCCACGATCTTCTCGATCGCAGTCGCTTCAGTCAATGGCTATGCGCTCGCCAACTGGCGGTTCAAGGGTGCTGATTTCTTCTTCGCGATCCTTATCATCGGCGCGTTCATCCCCTATCAGGTGATGATCTATCCCATCGTCATCGTCCTGCGCGATATCGGGATCTACGGCACGCTCACCGGACTGATCCTGGTGCACTGCATTTTCGGCATGCCGATCCTGACCTTGCTGTTCCGCAATTATTTTGCATCGTTGCCGGTGGAGCTTTTCAAGGCTGCACGCATCGACGGTGCGGGTTTCTGGCAGATTTTCCTGCGCATCATGCTGCCCATGTCGCTGCCGATCTTCGTCGTTGCCATGATCCTGCAGATTACGGGTATCTGGAACGACTTCCTGTTCGGTGTCGTGTTCACCAGACCGGAATATTACCCGATGACTGTGCAGCTCAACAATATCGTCAATTCCGTCCAGGGCGTGAAGGAATACAACGTCAACATGGCTGCAACGATCCTCACGGGTCTTGTTCCGTTGGTCGTCTATTTCGTCTCCGGACGGCTTTTCGTTCGGGGCATCGCCGCCGGCGCAGTGAAGGGGTGA
- a CDS encoding carbohydrate ABC transporter permease: MTGHAKAGRPNQFLRNLNSKIASIPMILTAVVIFLGGTIWTVVYSFTNSKLLPRLSFVGLDQYYRLWAAPRWIVSIENLAIYGIFSMIFSLVIGFVLAALMDQKIRFENTFRTIFLYPFALSFIVTGLVWQWLLNPEFGIQSVVRSLGWTTFNFDPLYTPSIVIYGVLIAALWQGTGLVMCLMLAGLRGIDEDIWKAARVDGIPMWKTYLFVVIPMMRPVFITTLVIIASGIVKVYDLVVAQTSGGPGIASEVPAKYVYDYMFQAQNLGQGFAASTMMLVTVAIVVIPWAYLEFGGGRNRV, translated from the coding sequence ATGACGGGTCACGCGAAAGCCGGCCGGCCAAATCAATTCCTGCGCAATCTGAATTCGAAGATTGCATCCATTCCGATGATCCTTACGGCTGTCGTCATCTTCTTGGGCGGCACGATCTGGACAGTAGTTTATTCCTTCACCAATTCGAAGCTGCTGCCACGTCTCAGCTTTGTTGGACTGGATCAATACTACCGCTTGTGGGCGGCGCCTCGGTGGATCGTATCCATTGAAAATCTCGCCATTTACGGCATCTTTTCGATGATCTTCAGCCTCGTAATCGGCTTTGTGCTGGCTGCGCTGATGGACCAGAAGATCCGGTTCGAAAATACCTTCCGCACGATTTTCCTTTATCCTTTCGCACTCTCTTTCATCGTCACCGGCCTCGTATGGCAGTGGCTGCTCAACCCCGAATTCGGCATCCAATCGGTGGTGCGTTCGCTGGGTTGGACGACCTTTAACTTCGATCCGCTCTATACGCCAAGCATCGTGATTTACGGTGTGCTGATCGCCGCACTCTGGCAGGGAACAGGCCTTGTGATGTGCTTGATGCTCGCCGGCTTGCGAGGCATCGATGAAGACATCTGGAAAGCGGCGCGCGTGGATGGGATCCCCATGTGGAAGACCTATCTGTTCGTTGTCATTCCGATGATGCGCCCGGTCTTCATCACCACGCTAGTCATCATCGCCAGCGGTATCGTCAAGGTCTATGACCTCGTCGTCGCGCAAACGAGCGGTGGACCTGGCATCGCTTCGGAAGTCCCGGCGAAATACGTCTACGACTACATGTTCCAGGCGCAGAACCTCGGTCAGGGATTTGCAGCATCGACCATGATGCTGGTCACCGTTGCTATCGTCGTCATCCCTTGGGCCTATCTGGAATTTGGCGGAGGCCGCAACCGTGTCTGA
- a CDS encoding ABC transporter substrate-binding protein, which yields MNIRLVAAALAASVVLPLGVAKATDLEVTHWWTSGGEAAAVAELAKAFDATGNHWVDGAIAGSGGTARPIMISRITGGDPMGATQFNHGRQAEELVQAGLMRDLTDVATQEHWKDIIRPSSLLDSCTIDGKIYCAPVNIHSWQWLWLSNAAFKKAGVPVPKNWDEFVAAAPALEKAGIVPLAVGGQPWQATGAFDVLMVAIAGKDNYQKVFGDRDAKVAAGPEIAKVFKAADDARKMSKGSNVQDWNQATNMVITGKAGGQIMGDWAQGEFALAGQKAGTDYTCLPGLGVNEVISTGGDAFYFPLLKDEAKSKAQEALAKTLLDPKTQVAFNLKKGSLPVRGDVDLATANDCMKKGLEILKKGNVIQGTDQLLSADTQKQKEDLFSEFFANPSMTPEAAQKRFVEIISAAD from the coding sequence ATGAATATTCGTTTGGTGGCTGCTGCGCTGGCTGCTTCCGTCGTGCTGCCGCTTGGTGTGGCCAAGGCGACTGACCTTGAGGTAACCCATTGGTGGACGTCCGGTGGCGAAGCTGCCGCCGTTGCCGAATTGGCAAAGGCGTTCGACGCGACCGGCAATCACTGGGTCGATGGTGCGATTGCCGGTTCGGGCGGTACTGCGCGTCCTATCATGATCAGCCGCATCACCGGCGGTGATCCGATGGGTGCCACACAGTTCAACCATGGACGTCAGGCCGAAGAGCTTGTGCAGGCCGGCCTCATGCGCGATCTGACCGATGTCGCGACGCAGGAGCATTGGAAGGACATCATCCGTCCGTCGAGCCTGCTCGATTCATGCACGATCGACGGCAAGATCTACTGCGCACCGGTCAATATTCACTCCTGGCAGTGGCTTTGGCTTTCGAATGCCGCCTTCAAGAAGGCCGGCGTTCCGGTTCCGAAGAATTGGGATGAATTTGTCGCCGCGGCTCCCGCGCTGGAGAAGGCGGGCATCGTTCCGCTCGCCGTGGGTGGTCAGCCCTGGCAGGCTACCGGTGCCTTCGACGTGCTGATGGTCGCCATCGCCGGCAAAGACAACTACCAGAAAGTATTCGGCGACAGGGATGCCAAGGTCGCGGCCGGCCCGGAAATCGCGAAGGTCTTCAAGGCCGCCGACGACGCTCGCAAGATGTCCAAGGGCTCTAACGTTCAGGATTGGAACCAGGCCACGAACATGGTCATTACCGGCAAGGCCGGTGGCCAGATCATGGGCGATTGGGCGCAGGGCGAATTTGCCCTCGCAGGTCAAAAAGCCGGTACGGACTATACCTGCCTTCCGGGTCTTGGCGTTAACGAAGTCATCTCGACGGGCGGCGACGCATTCTACTTCCCGCTGCTGAAGGATGAAGCAAAGTCGAAGGCCCAGGAAGCTCTCGCCAAGACGCTGCTCGATCCGAAGACCCAGGTTGCCTTCAATCTCAAGAAGGGCTCGCTGCCCGTGCGTGGCGACGTCGATCTCGCAACGGCTAACGACTGCATGAAGAAGGGCCTGGAGATCCTGAAGAAGGGTAACGTGATCCAGGGTACGGACCAGCTTCTCTCTGCCGACACGCAGAAGCAGAAAGAAGACTTGTTTTCCGAGTTCTTCGCCAATCCTTCCATGACGCCGGAAGCGGCGCAGAAGCGCTTCGTCGAGATCATCTCTGCGGCTGATTGA
- a CDS encoding LacI family transcriptional regulator, protein MDSKKISGGGTTQSAHERPTLKTIAFMTGLGITTVSRALKDAPDIGAETKERVRMVARQLGYQPNRAGVRLRTGKTNVIALVLSIDEEIMGFTSQMVFGISEVLAGTQYHLVITPHSHSKDPLVPVRYILDTGSADGVIISRTEPDDPRVELMHERGMPFATHGRTNMGISHPFHDFDNEAFAREAVRALVAKGRRRIALLQPPGKLTYYLHTQLGFQTGLRECHAQEVPLRASTDTTLAEIKDTVEELMRSSHAPDGFVCSSSAGAIAVNAGLEAAGFRLGHDIDMVAKQSTDVLSWIRPEIITIFEDFRHAGRELGKAVIARIDGVEPELLQSISPPVWPKS, encoded by the coding sequence ATGGACAGCAAGAAGATTTCCGGCGGCGGCACTACGCAATCCGCACACGAGCGACCGACGCTCAAGACGATTGCCTTCATGACGGGGCTCGGAATAACCACCGTCTCACGAGCCTTGAAAGACGCCCCGGATATCGGTGCCGAGACCAAGGAGCGGGTGCGCATGGTCGCCCGTCAATTGGGTTATCAGCCCAATCGGGCCGGCGTGCGTTTGAGAACCGGAAAGACCAACGTTATCGCCCTGGTGCTCAGCATTGACGAAGAAATCATGGGCTTCACCAGCCAGATGGTCTTCGGCATTTCCGAGGTACTGGCCGGTACGCAATATCATCTCGTCATTACGCCGCACTCGCACAGCAAGGATCCGCTGGTCCCCGTGCGCTATATTCTAGACACCGGCTCGGCCGATGGCGTCATCATATCGCGCACGGAACCGGACGATCCGCGCGTGGAGCTCATGCATGAGCGTGGGATGCCTTTCGCCACGCATGGGCGCACGAATATGGGAATCTCCCATCCTTTTCACGACTTCGACAACGAAGCTTTCGCACGCGAAGCGGTGCGCGCCCTGGTCGCCAAAGGACGGCGGCGGATCGCGCTTTTGCAGCCGCCAGGCAAACTCACCTATTACCTCCACACCCAGCTCGGCTTTCAAACGGGACTGCGCGAATGCCATGCCCAGGAGGTTCCATTGAGGGCCAGCACCGACACGACGCTTGCCGAAATCAAGGATACTGTCGAAGAATTGATGCGTTCCTCACATGCGCCCGACGGCTTCGTCTGCTCTAGCAGCGCCGGCGCCATCGCCGTGAATGCCGGCCTCGAAGCCGCGGGTTTCCGTCTCGGCCACGATATCGATATGGTCGCTAAGCAATCGACGGATGTGCTGAGCTGGATACGCCCGGAAATCATCACGATCTTCGAGGACTTTCGCCATGCCGGTCGGGAACTGGGCAAGGCGGTCATCGCGCGCATCGACGGCGTGGAACCTGAATTGCTTCAAAGTATCAGCCCCCCCGTCTGGCCAAAGAGCTGA
- the gndA gene encoding NADP-dependent phosphogluconate dehydrogenase encodes MEKAEIGLIGLAVMGSNLALNIAEKGNKIAVFNRTPQVTDEFYANAGALKDKIIPCKTIEEFVEAIRPPRPIIIMIKAGDPVDQQMAALQPHLDKGDIMIDAGNANFRDTISRFDRLKDTGLTFIGMGVSGGEEGARHGPSIMVGGTEESYKRVEKVLTSIAAKYKDDPCVAWLGNDGAGHFVKTIHNGIEYADMQMIAEIYGILRDGLGKNAAEISGIFGEWNKGRLNSYLIEITEKVLAAKDPATGSAMPDVILDKAGQKGTGKWSAIEAQNMGIPATAIEAAVAARSLSAIKGQREAAEKIFGTPDYKFPIGFGPELLKDLELALFAAKIGAYAQGFAVMAEASKEFNWSLPMPVIAKIWRAGCIIRSQFLDEITSAFTKTPDAANLIVTPAFADMVKESIPSLRRIVSAATASGLPVPALASALTYFDAYRQARGTANLIQAQRDFFGAHGFDRVDGKDIHHGPWGSSANG; translated from the coding sequence GTGGAAAAGGCAGAAATCGGACTGATCGGTCTCGCTGTCATGGGATCGAATCTGGCGCTCAACATTGCCGAAAAGGGCAACAAAATCGCGGTGTTCAACCGTACGCCGCAGGTGACGGATGAATTTTACGCGAACGCAGGTGCGCTGAAAGACAAGATCATACCCTGCAAGACGATCGAGGAGTTCGTCGAAGCCATCCGTCCGCCGCGGCCGATCATCATCATGATCAAGGCCGGCGATCCGGTCGATCAGCAGATGGCGGCGTTGCAGCCGCATCTCGACAAGGGCGACATCATGATCGACGCCGGCAATGCCAATTTCCGCGATACGATCTCGCGCTTCGATCGCCTCAAGGATACTGGCCTGACCTTCATCGGCATGGGCGTCTCCGGCGGCGAGGAAGGTGCGCGCCACGGCCCGTCGATCATGGTCGGCGGCACCGAAGAGTCCTACAAGCGCGTCGAGAAAGTGCTGACGTCGATTGCTGCCAAATACAAGGACGATCCGTGCGTCGCCTGGCTTGGCAACGACGGAGCCGGTCATTTCGTCAAGACCATCCATAACGGCATCGAATATGCCGACATGCAGATGATCGCCGAGATCTACGGCATCCTGCGCGACGGCCTCGGCAAGAACGCGGCCGAAATCAGCGGCATTTTCGGTGAATGGAACAAGGGCCGGCTGAACTCCTACCTGATCGAGATCACCGAGAAGGTTCTGGCTGCCAAGGACCCGGCAACGGGCAGCGCCATGCCTGACGTCATCCTCGACAAGGCCGGCCAGAAGGGCACCGGCAAGTGGTCGGCGATCGAAGCGCAGAACATGGGCATTCCGGCAACCGCGATCGAAGCGGCCGTCGCTGCCCGCAGCCTGTCGGCCATCAAGGGCCAGCGCGAAGCCGCCGAAAAGATTTTTGGCACACCGGATTACAAATTCCCGATCGGCTTCGGTCCCGAGCTCTTGAAGGATCTGGAGCTGGCGCTGTTCGCCGCCAAGATCGGTGCCTATGCACAGGGCTTTGCTGTCATGGCCGAAGCTTCGAAGGAGTTCAACTGGTCGCTGCCGATGCCGGTCATCGCCAAGATCTGGCGCGCAGGCTGCATCATCCGCTCGCAGTTTCTCGATGAGATCACCAGCGCCTTCACCAAGACTCCGGATGCCGCCAACCTGATTGTGACGCCGGCATTCGCCGATATGGTCAAGGAATCGATCCCGTCATTGCGGCGCATCGTTTCGGCCGCCACGGCTTCTGGCCTGCCGGTTCCAGCTCTAGCTTCGGCGCTGACCTATTTCGACGCCTACCGTCAGGCTCGCGGCACTGCGAACCTGATTCAGGCCCAGCGCGATTTCTTTGGTGCTCACGGCTTCGATCGCGTCGATGGCAAAGATATCCACCACGGCCCCTGGGGTAGCAGCGCGAATGGCTGA
- a CDS encoding SRPBCC family protein, translated as MSTMTAKIVHISIDRHWKEVYGFAGRPENMPLWASGLASGLEQDGEDWVAKGILGTVRVSFSPRNEFGVIDHTVTIESGFKAHNALRVVPNGDGCEVMFTLLKLPDMTDTQFAADAAHVLKDLSTLKSLMER; from the coding sequence ATGTCGACCATGACCGCAAAGATCGTTCATATCTCCATCGATCGCCATTGGAAGGAAGTCTACGGCTTTGCCGGCCGTCCGGAAAACATGCCGCTCTGGGCCTCCGGTCTCGCGTCCGGATTGGAGCAGGATGGCGAGGATTGGGTTGCCAAAGGCATTCTCGGTACCGTCCGCGTCAGCTTTTCGCCTCGCAACGAATTCGGCGTCATCGACCATACGGTAACAATCGAATCCGGCTTCAAGGCCCATAACGCGCTGCGGGTCGTACCGAATGGTGATGGCTGCGAGGTCATGTTCACACTGCTGAAGCTGCCTGACATGACCGACACGCAATTTGCCGCAGATGCGGCGCATGTGCTGAAGGATCTCAGCACATTGAAATCCCTGATGGAGCGATAG
- a CDS encoding ABC-type transport auxiliary lipoprotein family protein has product MVGCVSGGRYQAYRKAAIVLPLFAALLSGCGSAAVNDTYDLSASVKASGPSVKRRQILIPQPTALQPLDGNQIVIRVSPREIQYLSKSQWSDKLSRIVQSKLVEAFENTGKLGGVGVPGQGLAIDYQIVTEIRAFEINAVAGQRSATVEIAVKILNDRAGTIKAQSVFRKVAPVSGGTNVDFVKGLDTAFAGVTAEIVDWTLRSL; this is encoded by the coding sequence ATGGTTGGCTGCGTTTCGGGTGGGCGTTATCAGGCGTATCGAAAGGCAGCGATCGTTCTGCCACTGTTTGCAGCCTTGCTTAGCGGCTGCGGTTCAGCCGCCGTCAACGACACATATGATCTCTCCGCCTCGGTCAAGGCGAGCGGTCCGTCGGTGAAGCGCCGGCAAATCCTCATCCCGCAGCCGACTGCGCTGCAGCCGCTCGACGGCAACCAGATCGTCATCCGCGTTTCGCCCCGGGAGATTCAATATCTCAGCAAGTCGCAGTGGAGCGACAAGCTGAGCCGGATAGTGCAATCGAAGCTGGTCGAGGCGTTTGAAAATACCGGCAAGCTTGGCGGTGTCGGCGTACCGGGGCAGGGGCTTGCGATCGACTATCAGATCGTCACCGAAATCCGAGCCTTTGAGATCAATGCGGTGGCAGGGCAGAGGTCCGCCACCGTTGAAATTGCGGTGAAAATCCTTAATGACCGCGCGGGCACGATCAAGGCGCAGAGCGTCTTTCGCAAGGTTGCGCCGGTCAGCGGCGGCACTAACGTCGATTTCGTCAAGGGGCTCGATACGGCCTTTGCCGGCGTGACGGCAGAAATCGTCGATTGGACGCTGCGCTCGCTTTAA
- a CDS encoding MCE family protein → METKANYTIVGFFTLLVIAAAFGFVYWMAEYGRGGPMAELVVRIPGSANGLSVGSPVRFNGIQVGSVQGLSIDADDPNYSLAFTEVRADAPVYTSTRAALEIQGLTGAAYIELSGGRNGDENILKRSIETGKRAVLLADQSSVTNLLNTADKILNRANDTIGDIQGFISDSRGPLTDTVRNAQKFSKALADNSDNIDKFLASVGQLSDTIKSVSPRVESTLDAIEKLVRAVDANKINDVVNNADKITANVADATTDLKATIASFKQTADTYTAFGQKAQKTLDRVDAIVAQIDPNKVKGSMDDIAEVTKDARTAVMSIRDVASTVAARKQDIDQTIANARDISNKLNSASSKVDSVLTKVDQLLGSGDTQSLFAEARDTLQSFKTMADNLNARIGPIADNLQRFSSGGLRDVQTLVNDMRGTVNNLNNTITNFDRNPQRLIFGGDTVKQYDGRARH, encoded by the coding sequence ATGGAAACCAAAGCCAACTACACGATCGTCGGGTTCTTTACACTGCTGGTCATCGCGGCCGCCTTCGGCTTCGTCTACTGGATGGCGGAATATGGCCGCGGCGGTCCGATGGCCGAGCTGGTTGTTCGCATTCCAGGCTCGGCAAACGGCCTGAGCGTCGGTTCGCCCGTTCGGTTCAATGGTATTCAGGTCGGCTCGGTGCAGGGGCTTTCGATCGATGCCGATGATCCGAACTATTCGCTGGCCTTCACCGAGGTTCGCGCCGATGCGCCGGTCTATACGTCCACCAGGGCGGCTCTGGAAATCCAGGGCTTGACCGGTGCGGCCTATATCGAGCTTTCCGGCGGCCGTAACGGTGATGAGAACATTCTCAAGCGGTCGATCGAAACCGGTAAGCGAGCGGTGCTTCTCGCCGACCAGTCGAGTGTGACAAATCTGCTCAACACCGCCGACAAGATCCTGAACCGTGCCAACGACACGATCGGCGATATACAGGGCTTCATCTCCGATTCCCGCGGTCCGCTGACCGATACCGTGCGCAACGCCCAGAAGTTCTCCAAGGCGCTGGCTGATAATTCCGACAATATCGACAAGTTCCTCGCCAGCGTCGGACAGCTCTCCGATACCATCAAGAGCGTGTCGCCTCGCGTCGAATCGACCCTGGATGCAATCGAAAAGCTCGTGCGGGCCGTCGATGCCAACAAGATCAACGATGTCGTCAACAATGCCGACAAGATCACGGCGAACGTCGCTGATGCGACGACCGATCTGAAGGCGACCATTGCAAGCTTCAAGCAGACCGCCGATACCTACACCGCCTTCGGCCAGAAGGCGCAGAAGACCCTGGACCGTGTCGACGCGATCGTTGCGCAGATCGATCCCAACAAGGTGAAGGGTTCGATGGATGATATCGCCGAGGTGACCAAGGATGCCAGGACGGCCGTCATGTCGATCCGCGATGTTGCCAGTACGGTTGCTGCCCGCAAACAGGATATCGATCAGACGATCGCCAATGCCAGGGATATTTCCAACAAGCTGAACTCCGCTTCCAGCAAGGTCGACAGCGTTCTTACCAAGGTAGACCAATTACTCGGCTCTGGTGACACGCAGTCGCTGTTTGCGGAAGCCAGGGACACGCTCCAATCCTTCAAGACGATGGCGGACAATCTCAATGCCCGGATCGGGCCGATCGCCGACAATCTGCAGAGATTTTCGAGTGGCGGTCTGCGCGACGTACAGACTCTCGTTAATGACATGAGAGGCACAGTTAATAATCTCAACAACACTATCACTAACTTCGACCGCAATCCGCAGCGCCTGATTTTCGGCGGCGATACCGTCAAGCAATATGACGGTCGGGCGAGGCATTGA
- a CDS encoding ABC transporter ATP-binding protein, whose amino-acid sequence MSALHSEIPLDKDEQGRDIVLSAQDVTVAFGSKVVLDKLNLNIYRGEILGFVGASGAGKSVLLRTVLRLLPRRSGKIEILGEDYDKLSEPERNRLDMRLGVLFQQGALFSSLTVKENIQVPMREYLDLPQALMDELAHLKIRMVGLAADAADKYPSELSGGMIKRAALARALALDPDLVFLDEPTSGLDPIGAAEFDELIAKLRDTLGLTVYMVTHDLDSLFSVCDRIAVLGQKRVLVEGTVEDMLACDDPWVQSYFRGKRARSIVPREGIGNRNDDNGAGANSRKK is encoded by the coding sequence ATGAGCGCGCTTCACTCGGAAATCCCATTGGATAAGGATGAGCAGGGCAGAGATATCGTACTCTCCGCGCAGGACGTCACCGTCGCTTTCGGATCGAAGGTGGTGCTCGACAAATTGAACCTCAATATCTATCGCGGCGAAATCCTGGGTTTCGTCGGCGCTTCCGGCGCAGGCAAGTCGGTGCTGTTGCGCACGGTGCTGCGGCTGCTGCCGCGCCGTTCCGGCAAGATCGAGATCCTCGGCGAAGACTATGACAAGCTCTCCGAGCCGGAGCGCAACAGGCTCGATATGCGCCTGGGCGTGCTGTTCCAGCAGGGCGCGCTATTTTCCTCGCTGACGGTGAAGGAGAACATCCAGGTACCGATGCGGGAATATCTCGATCTGCCGCAGGCCCTGATGGACGAGTTGGCACATCTGAAGATCCGGATGGTTGGCCTAGCCGCCGATGCTGCCGACAAATATCCGTCCGAGCTCTCCGGCGGCATGATCAAACGCGCCGCCCTTGCCAGGGCCCTGGCCCTCGACCCCGATCTCGTTTTCCTGGACGAGCCGACATCCGGCCTTGATCCGATCGGTGCAGCGGAATTCGACGAGCTGATTGCCAAGCTGCGCGACACGCTCGGCCTGACCGTCTATATGGTGACTCACGACCTCGACAGCCTGTTTTCCGTCTGCGACCGTATTGCCGTTCTCGGACAGAAGCGGGTATTGGTGGAGGGAACGGTTGAAGACATGCTGGCCTGCGACGACCCTTGGGTGCAGTCCTATTTCCGGGGCAAACGTGCGCGATCAATCGTGCCGCGGGAGGGCATCGGGAATCGCAACGACGACAATGGCGCTGGCGCCAACAGCCGCAAGAAGTAA